The sequence CTCATCCCCGCCTTCTCCCCAACGGGGAGAAGGAAATAAATCCCCCTCAATCCCCGTTGTGCTATCTATACAAATCCACTTCTTAAAATCTCCCTCTGCCCCTCTTTATAAAAGAGGGGAGTATTTTTGGATGACGCACCAACTCTGCTTTGCTACCCTTTGCTTCCTTAGTCGGTTTTTCAAAGGGGGAAGCATCTCTCCTTCCCTTATAAAGGGAAGGTCGGGATGGATTTATAAAAATGCCCTTACCTTATTTTTTCAAGGACCCGGTTCTCACATCCAAAGGACCCCTCTGGGCGTAGCCCAACGGGCGAGCCTTCGGAGAGAACCAGGCCCTTTTATCTTATTCTTTCTTAAAATCCCCCCTCATCCCCGCCTTCTCCCCAACGGGGAGAAGGAAATAAATCCCCCTCAATCCCCGTTGTGCCTATTGAAATACATAACGGCACCAACTCTGCTTTGCTACCCTTTGCTTCTTCAGTCGGTTTGTTAAAGGGGAGAACTAAAAGAGAGAACTTATGGGTAAGGGATAGTTCCCCTTTGGGAGAGAATAGGTGAGAGGTGCCTTTTCAGTCAAAGCAGTTGACTAAAAACTTAAAGTTTTTCTTTCAAAAACTTTCCTGTATATGATTTTGGGTTTTTGGCAATTTTTTCTGGCGGTCCTTGTGCAATTACATATCCACCTTTATCTCCTCCTTCAGGTCCAAGGTCTATGAGCCAATCAGCATACTTTATAACCTCTAAATTATGTTCAATTACAATAACACTTGACCCTTTTTCAACCAATCTATTCAAAACACCAAGAAGTTTTTCTATATCTGCTAAATGAAGTCCAACGGTTGGTTCATCAAGAATATAAATAGTCCTTTCATTCCCTTTTCTTGAAAGTTCTGCTGCAAGTTTAATTCTTTGTGCTTCTCCACCTGATAAAGTCGTTGCTGGTTGTCCTAATGAAATATAACCAAGTCCAACATCATAAAGTGTTTGTAATTTATTTTTCAGATGAGGAAAATTTTTAAAAAACTCAACACTTTCTTCTACTTTCATATCAAGAATTTCTGCTATATTTTTCCCTTTATATTTTATTTCAAGCGTTTCTTTGTTATACCTTGTCCCTTTACATACTTCACATGGAATATAAATATCAGGTAAAAAATGCATCTCTATTTTTGTTATACCTTCACCTATGCATGCCTCACATCTTCCACCTTTAACATTGAAACTGAATCTTCCTGGTTTATACCCTCTGATTCTTGCTTCTTCTGTATTTGCAAAAATTTCTCTTATATAGGTAAACGCGCCTGTATATGTTGCTGGATTTGACCTTGGAGTTCTTCCTATTGGTGATTGGTCAATTTCAACAACTTTATTTATATATTCAATACCTAAAATTGCATCATGTTCACCTGGCTCTTCTTTTGATTTATATAAAATTTTTCTTAATGCATTATACAAAACATCTTCTATTAAACTACTTTTCCCTGAGCCAGAAACACCTGTAACACAAACAAATAGCCCCAATGGAATTTCAACATTTATATTTTTAAGATTATTATGTTTTGCTCCAATGATTTTTATCCTTTTTCCTGTTGGTTTTCTTCTTTTGGAAGGTAAAGTAATTTCCCTTTCTCCTGAAAGGAATTTTCCAGTAATTGAATTTTTAACCTTTATAATATCATCTACTTTTCCTTCTGCAACAACATATCCGCCATGAATACCTGCTCCTGGTCCAAGGTCAACAACCCAATCAGCATTTTTCATCATTTCTTCATCATGCTCTATAACTACAACTGTATTGCCAAGGTCTCTTAATGATTTCAATGTATTTATCAATCTTAAATTATCTCTTTGATGAAGTCCTATTGTTGGCTCATCAAGAATATAAGCAACTCCTACAAGTCCTGAACCAATTTGAGTTGCAAGACGAATTCTTTCAACTTCTCCACCAGATAAAGTATGAGTCATCCTGTCAAGTGTCAAATAATCAAGTCCAACTTCTTCCATAAAATTTAATCTGCTTATTATTTCTTTTAATATCTGTTTTGCTATCATTTTTTCTCTTTCATTTAATTTTAAGGTATTAAAAAATTCCTTTACTCCCTTTACACTCATAGAAGTTATATCCATTATTGATTTTCCCCCAACAGTTACAGACAACGCCTCTTTTCTCAACCTTCCCCCATTACAAACAGGGCATTTTATTTCTCTTATATATTTCATTATTTCTTCTTTTCTTCTTTCACTTTCTGTTTGCTTAAAAAGTCGCTCTAAATTTGGAATAACTCCTTCAAAATTATATTCATCAGAACCATAAAGCAAAATATTAAGTTGTTCTTCTGTTAAGTCAGAAGGACTATCATCAAGACCCTTATTAAATTGATAAAGTAATTCCCTTAACAAACTTCTGTAATACAAAAAAATACCTCTACCACCTGTTTCATGCCATGGTCTTATTGCTCCTTTTCTAAATGTCTTATTTTTATCAGGTATTACAAGGTCAGGGTCAATTCTCATTAAAAACCCCAATCCTTTACATTCAGGACATGTTCCATAAGGACTATTAAAAGAAAACATCCTTGGTGAAAGTTCTTCAAAACTTATTCCACATTTAACGCATCCAAAATTCTCATTGAAAAAAACTTCCTTCTGCCCATCATCAACTATAATTACACCTTTCCCAACTTTCAATCCCATTTCAACACTTTCTGCTACCCTACTTCTTTCTTCTTCTCCTATAATAAACTGGTCAATAAGAACTTCTATATTATGGATTTTGTATTTTTCAAGTTTTATTTTTTCATCAACTTCATAATATTTTCCATCAACTCTTACCATAAGAAAACCACTTTTCTTAATTTCGTCAAAAACTTTGACATACTCTCCTTTTCTTCCTCTTACAACAGGCGCTAAAATTTTCACTTCTTTTGTAGGTGGAAAAGATAGAATATTATCAATAATTTCGGAAGATGACTGTCTTGAAATAATTTTTCCACATGCTGGACAATGAGGTATCCCAATTCTCGCAAAAAGTAATCTCATATAATCATAAATTTCAGTTGTTGTTGCAACAATGGACCTTGGATTTGAGGCGGCTTTTCTCTGTTCAATTGCAATTGCAGGTGGAAGTCCAAAAATATGGTCAACATCTGGTTTCTTCATCTGCTCTAAAAATTGTCTTGCATAAGTAGATAAACTTTCAATATACCTTCTCTGTCCTTCTGCATATAAGGTATCATAAGCAAGGGATGACTTACCAGAACCAGAAACACCGGTTATTACTACTAAATTATTCCTTGGGATGTCTATATTTATATTTTTTAGATTATGTTCTCTTGCTCCTCTAATACTTATAAATTTTGGTTCCATAATTTATTATTTTACCCTCAAAATATAAATAATGGGATATATTCAATTTACAATTTTAATTAACAGAAAGTCCCGCAAATTTTAATAATTATGCAGTTAATACCAATTTGACAATATACATACAGTAAAAATATTTTCCCCTCACCTTAAATCACTCGGGCGTAGTCCACAGGCTCCGTAAGCCAAAAGCGAGGACCCTACGGACGAGGGGAAGGGTGAGGGGGGTATTAATTTCTATTATATATTTGATGTAAAAACAGTATGAATATCTTAGTGTCCAAAAATATGGGAGTTTAGGAAAATAGTATAAACCCCTTTCAAAATGTGAATTCTTTAAATTTTTTCATAGTTATAAAAAAACGGGATTTTAGGTTCTAACAGAAGGGAGAATATATTTAGAGAAGTAATGTAAGTTATTGATTTTCAAAAACTTGTTAACTTCGTAAGTTAACAGGAAGGTTAAAAAGGAAGAGCATTTTTTAATTTTATTGCTGTTTGTAAAACAACTGGTGCCTTGTTTTTTAATCCAGGGTCTTTTGATTTAGCAGAAAGAACTATTTTTACAAGCGTTGTCTCAGTGTCCAATTCCCCTGTAATAATATCTCTGCCTCTGCTATCATAATAAGTAAAATTTGAATATCTTGTATTTTCTGGCTCATCATTATTAACAACAAGTTCTACTTTATTATTTATATCAATTAGTGCTTCTTCATTATAAAAATTGGAGGCATCTGGTGGTAATGGGTCAGAATACCAACCAACCCATAAAGTTTTTGTATTATCTCCTTCATCAGTAAGTTCTCTTTCACTTGCAATTCTAACAATCATTGTTTCATTTTGTGTTTCATTATAAGCAACAAGGGTATTATAAGAAACACATGTATCATCATAAGTTCCCTCATTAAGAGTAATTGACCTTATACAAGATGCATCAGCAAGTCCCCAACCACCTCTTTTACCATGAACAATTGTATCCATCATTTGAGAAAGTGTTTGTTGAATTTCACTATGTGCAACAACAATTTTTCTTACTGTTGACGCTCTAGCAAAAAGAACAGTTATAAGACCAAAAATAATGACAAGAATAAACATAGAAATCAAAATTTCAATAAGAGTAAATCCATTTCCAACCTTACTTTTTTTCATATTTTGCCTCTCTTAAACTATTGCTTTCCTTTCAAAAAAATCAACTCCTTCCTTTCCAAAAGGAAGGTAGGCTCGCCCGTAGGGTCCACAGAATTTCTCTGGGCTATGCGCGAGGGGATGGATTTCTCCCTTTAAAACAACCCATTTCTTGAAATATAAATTTCTCTTCTTGATAAAACCGCATTCCCTTTTCTTCTTAAAACATAAACAATAACTCTTAAACCCATCGCTTTGTCATAATCAGGAGAAGTCGCCCAGTTAGATAGGGGTGTAGAAGTGTCATTACCATATCCAATTACATATCTTTCAATTTTAAATCTATCCTGAAATTCAGGAGGAGTAAAATCAGTTCCTGTTCCAATATTAATTGAATTTTCATCCTCAATTTCATCAACTATTTTCCCGTACTCCTCCGGTTTCTGTTCACCCCATCTATCACTATAAACAGGAGGAAATTCAAAATTTTTAACTTCTTCAATACTATATTGAGAAAGAGCATTTGCTATCATTATTTCATTTGCTTTATTTACAACATTCATATTTGATGACATTAAAAGTAAAACTATTCCTATAACAATAGCAATTAAAAATATAGAAATGACCATTTCAAGAAGAGTAAATCCATTTTTATAATTTTTCATTTTGCTTTTCGCCCATATTTATTTTACCATATTTATTTTTCTTTTTCACCATTTTTTTACTTCTTATTTACTTTTTTCAATGTTTTTTTCTACTTGGAGGTAAATTTTTTATTCTCTCAAAATCCCCCCTCATCCCCACCTTCTCCCCGCTGGGGAGAAGGATAAAATCTCCCCCTCAAAATCTCCCTTTATCCCCGTTGTAGTTATTAAATCCCTCTTAATCTCCCTTTTATAAAGGGAGAATTTTGGGGAACAAGCACCAACTCTGCTTTGCCATGCCTACCTTCCTTAGTCGTTTTACAAAAGGGGAAATTACAATAAATCCCTTCCTTTTATAAAGGCCTCGCCCGTAGGCTGTAGCCTACAGGCTACGGCCGAGGGAAGGGGGGCTCGCCCGTAGGGCTACGCCCGAGGGGCTGGATTTATTAAACCCCGTAAGCCCAACTTAGCACTTCTGCGTAGGGCTGGTTCGTATGCTATATTTTAAACTGCCTGTGTAGAACAATCTCCCCTCATCCCCGCCTTCTCCCCAACGGGGAGAAGGATGAAATCCCCCTCTCTCCTTCTCCCCTCTCCCCGCTGGGGAGAGGCTCGCCCGTAGGGCTACGCCCGAGGGGCTGGGGTGAGGGGGAAATTTATCTCCTTCCCTTAATAAGGCATGCCCGTCTATCTTTGTAGAGGGGAAGGGAAGGTGAGGGTCAGGGTGAGAATCTCTTATTCTTGGTTCTATTTTCTTTATATATATTATAAAGAACAATAATAAAAAAAATAACCCCAGTAGAAAAAAATCCCCAATGAAAATTTTCTGGTTTCACAGAGAGATATATTTTGGGATTTATGAAAGCATCAATTGTAAAAGAAATAAAAATAAAAAATAAACTTAATATAAACAAAATTTTCTCTCTATTCAAAATAATAATTTTTTCTTTTTTATCTTTAATTATCAATATCATTACTCCGAAAACAATCATAAGAATAGAAACTAAAACAGGGCATATTACAGGAGATGCCCATGAAACAGGAATTGAAAAAAGGATATCCCAGGTAAATAATGATGAAGGCCATTTTAAAAGGACATAAAGGAATACATAATAAAAAATATCCCATAAACCAAATAAAATACAAAAACACCCTAAAATTTCAACGCCTTTTCCAATAAGATAACTCATTGTAGTTAACATAACTATTGTAGAAAGTTCTCTTCCAAGTTCAACTAAATATAGTTTTACTGGGGGCATTGGGAATGGGAAGAAGAACCCAGAAGGGCAATAAATTTCTCTTAAATAATAAACAACTGCTGCCTCTAAATATCCCATTGCTATCCCAAAAAGAACCAAATTTATAATTTTTTTTCTCATTTTAAGTAAATAATTTCTTCATTAAAGACAGCCCATTCTCCATTTAATAAGGAGTTGATGTTTTTTGATATATATGTCTGGACAAAAATTTTATCTTTATAAACAACAAAATTTCTGAATTGGTAAGGTGGTTCAATTAAGGAAGAAGTTGAAATAAAATGGATATTGTTTTCTTTATAATGAAGATTTGAATGTATATGTCCTGATAACACAATTTTTACCTGTGGAAACTCTTTTATAATAGATAGAATTTCATTTGCTTTTGGCATCAATAAAGGTGTATTATGAGTAAAATTCTTTACAAGAAATTTTGTAAATCTATCACATATAAGTAATCTATGAGTTGCAATTATTGTTGGTTTTTGAGAATTCTCTTTTAAATCATTTTTAAGATAAGATATTTCTTCATCAGATGGGAAAATACCAATTATTATAAAATGCCAATTATTAAAATCAAATGAATAATATTTTTCCCCAAATACATCTTTGAAATTATTCTTCCCAACAACATCATGGTCTCCCATTACAACATAATAAGGAATTGTTGAATTATCAAGAATTTTTTTTACTTCCTCCATATCTTCTTTTTTTCCATACTCTGTTATATCTCCACAGTGAATTATAAAATCTGGTTTTACAT comes from bacterium and encodes:
- a CDS encoding metallophosphoesterase, with protein sequence MVIKKIFLFIFLVSSFVFSTSYNWQNAPSYEEKPILKFALITDTHCTCQGEFKKEPKHIIQIGPYRVHWKNSYYSFSIVEKTIKYIGNNVKPDFIIHCGDITEYGKKEDMEEVKKILDNSTIPYYVVMGDHDVVGKNNFKDVFGEKYYSFDFNNWHFIIIGIFPSDEEISYLKNDLKENSQKPTIIATHRLLICDRFTKFLVKNFTHNTPLLMPKANEILSIIKEFPQVKIVLSGHIHSNLHYKENNIHFISTSSLIEPPYQFRNFVVYKDKIFVQTYISKNINSLLNGEWAVFNEEIIYLK
- a CDS encoding prepilin-type N-terminal cleavage/methylation domain-containing protein; translation: MKKSKVGNGFTLIEILISMFILVIIFGLITVLFARASTVRKIVVAHSEIQQTLSQMMDTIVHGKRGGWGLADASCIRSITLNEGTYDDTCVSYNTLVAYNETQNETMIVRIASERELTDEGDNTKTLWVGWYSDPLPPDASNFYNEEALIDINNKVELVVNNDEPENTRYSNFTYYDSRGRDIITGELDTETTLVKIVLSAKSKDPGLKNKAPVVLQTAIKLKNALPF
- a CDS encoding type II secretion system protein, whose translation is MKNYKNGFTLLEMVISIFLIAIVIGIVLLLMSSNMNVVNKANEIMIANALSQYSIEEVKNFEFPPVYSDRWGEQKPEEYGKIVDEIEDENSINIGTGTDFTPPEFQDRFKIERYVIGYGNDTSTPLSNWATSPDYDKAMGLRVIVYVLRRKGNAVLSRREIYISRNGLF
- the uvrA gene encoding excinuclease ABC subunit UvrA, with protein sequence MEPKFISIRGAREHNLKNINIDIPRNNLVVITGVSGSGKSSLAYDTLYAEGQRRYIESLSTYARQFLEQMKKPDVDHIFGLPPAIAIEQRKAASNPRSIVATTTEIYDYMRLLFARIGIPHCPACGKIISRQSSSEIIDNILSFPPTKEVKILAPVVRGRKGEYVKVFDEIKKSGFLMVRVDGKYYEVDEKIKLEKYKIHNIEVLIDQFIIGEEERSRVAESVEMGLKVGKGVIIVDDGQKEVFFNENFGCVKCGISFEELSPRMFSFNSPYGTCPECKGLGFLMRIDPDLVIPDKNKTFRKGAIRPWHETGGRGIFLYYRSLLRELLYQFNKGLDDSPSDLTEEQLNILLYGSDEYNFEGVIPNLERLFKQTESERRKEEIMKYIREIKCPVCNGGRLRKEALSVTVGGKSIMDITSMSVKGVKEFFNTLKLNEREKMIAKQILKEIISRLNFMEEVGLDYLTLDRMTHTLSGGEVERIRLATQIGSGLVGVAYILDEPTIGLHQRDNLRLINTLKSLRDLGNTVVVIEHDEEMMKNADWVVDLGPGAGIHGGYVVAEGKVDDIIKVKNSITGKFLSGEREITLPSKRRKPTGKRIKIIGAKHNNLKNINVEIPLGLFVCVTGVSGSGKSSLIEDVLYNALRKILYKSKEEPGEHDAILGIEYINKVVEIDQSPIGRTPRSNPATYTGAFTYIREIFANTEEARIRGYKPGRFSFNVKGGRCEACIGEGITKIEMHFLPDIYIPCEVCKGTRYNKETLEIKYKGKNIAEILDMKVEESVEFFKNFPHLKNKLQTLYDVGLGYISLGQPATTLSGGEAQRIKLAAELSRKGNERTIYILDEPTVGLHLADIEKLLGVLNRLVEKGSSVIVIEHNLEVIKYADWLIDLGPEGGDKGGYVIAQGPPEKIAKNPKSYTGKFLKEKL